One region of Danio aesculapii chromosome 7, fDanAes4.1, whole genome shotgun sequence genomic DNA includes:
- the slc12a10.3 gene encoding solute carrier family 12 member 10, tandem duplicate 3: MSRPIAHIRNLIPGGGLPDSRPPENNLQDVTMNLEKVDYVMEQDKRKMSFFNPLDPIPNFEFYAKDTWTGRIKSARPSLDVLRKSPDPDDLPPSPEDDGRPKVKLVRFGWVLGVMIRCMLNIWGVIMFLRLPWITSQAGIILTYVIIFMSVTITTITATSVSAISTNGKVYSGGTYFLISRSLGPELGAPIGLLFSFANALACSLNTVGFAETVRDVLKENNAQMVDDVNDVRIIGTITVCILLLITFAGMAWEAKAQILFFIALLISLANYFVGTFLPPTPEKQAVGFFGYRAEIFVDNLLPSFRGKDGSFFRMFSIFFPSATGILSGVNICGDLKDPSGGIPKGTLLAIFWTTVSYLLIAITVAASVVRDASGSLNDSLALDSSIQCSGLGCKLGWNFDHCEQNHTCSFGLANYFQILTTASGTGHLITIGIFAATLSSALGFLVSAPKIFQCLCKDNIYPYIGFFGKGYGKNQEPLRGYLLMFFIALAFILIGDLNTIAPLISNFFLCSYGLINFSCFHATITKSPGWRPHFHYFSPWTSLFAAFLSFILMFLFTWWAALVTFAIVLSLLGYVTYKKPKINWGTSYQASFYNMALSFSMSLTGVEDHVKNFRPQCLVLTGPPNVRPALVDFVGTFTKNISLMICGNIFMVEERSRFPQHSTDMLVDWLNQRKVRAFYTSFTADSLKEGTHSLIQASGLGKLKPNTLVLGYKTNWQECKPERLQDYFNTISDAFDSSYGIAVLRMMDGLDIREDLSSGRSSAIDNPAFEADEVTKSENEETDRNSDISDDGSNDQVKTVFQTKQGRKTIDVYWISDDGGLTLLVPYLLTRRNRWKKSKIRVFILGEQETMKEDHKDMKMLLKRFRLEIEDIIVITDVDKPPLAKNLQRYEDSIAPFRLTEEHTRGDLQEFRRLNPWTVSDKDLEAIRPKIERTVRLNEIIKKNSTHAALVVVSLPVPDLNCPSSLYMAWMEALSFGIHCPALLIRGNQENVMTFYCQ; encoded by the exons ATGTCCAGACCCATTGCGCACATCAGAAACTTAATCCCGGGTGGTGGACTCCCAGACAGTCGACCACCGGAGAACAACCTTCAGGATGTTACCATGAATTTGGAAAAGGTTGATTATGTGATGGAGCAGGACAAGAGAAAAATGTCATTCTTCAATCCCCTTGATCCCATACCAAACTTTGAATTTTATGCTAAAGACACTTGGACTGGACGTATAAAAAGTGCCAGACCTTCACTAGATGTTCTGCGCAAATCA CCGGACCCTGATGATCTTCCTCCATCACCAGAGGATGATGGACGGCCCAAAGTCAAACTTGTTCGGTTTGGATGGGTTCTGGGAGTCATG ATTCGCTGTATGCTGAATATCTGGGGAGTCATTATGTTTCTGCGGCTGCCGTGGATCACGTCTCAAGCTGGAATCA TTCTGACATACGTCATCATCTTCATGTCTGTCACCATCACAACAATCACAGCGACGTCAGTGTCTGCAATCTCCACCAATGGGAAGGTCTACTCTG GTGGTACGTACTTCTTGATTTCACGAAGTCTGGGTCCGGAGCTTGGAGCGCCCATTGGTTTGCTCTTCTCGTTCGCCAACGCTCTCGCCTGCTCGCTCAACACAGTGGGATTTGCAGAAACCGTGAGAGACGTTCTCAAA GAAAACAATGCTCAGATGGTGGACGACGTGAATGACGTGCGGATTATTGGGACGATTACGGTCTGCATCCTCCTCCTTATCACATTCGCTGGCATGGCATGGGAGGCGAAG GCTCAGATCCTGTTCTTCATTGCGCTGTTGATCTCCTTAGCTAATTATTTTGTTGGGACGTTCCTTCCTCCCACTCCAGAGAAGCAGGCGGTGGGATTTTTCGGCTACCGCG CTGAGATTTTTGTGGATAATCTGCTGCCTTCCTTCCGAGGAAAAGACGGCTCTTTCTTCAGGATGTTTTCAATCTTCTTTCCCTCTGCCACAGGAATTCTGTCTGGCGTCAACATTTGTGGAGATCTCAAG GATCCCTCTGGTGGGATTCCTAAAGGGACCCTGCTGGCCATTTTCTGGACCACAGTGAGCTATTTACTCATTGCAATTACAGTCG CTGCAAGTGTGGTAAGGGATGCCTCCGGCAGTCTTAATGACAGCTTAGCGCTCGATTCCTCAATCCAGTGCAGTGGTTTGGGCTGTAAACTGGGCTGGAACTTCGACCACTGTGAACAAAACCACACCTGTAGCTTTGGACTGGCAAACTACTTCCAG ATTCTTACCACTGCTTCTGGAACTGGTCATTTGATCACCATTGGGATCTTTGCAGCTACTTTGTCGTCAGCGTTGGGTTTCTTGGTTTCTGCACCCAAAATATTTCAG TGTCTGTGCAAAGATAACATTTACCCCTACATCGGCTTCTTCGGGAAAGGTTACGGGAAAAACCAAGAGCCTCTACGTGGATATTTGCTGATGTTCTTCATTGCGTTGGCCTTCATCCTCATCG gTGATCTGAACACAATCGCTCCTCTGATCTCCAACTTCTTCCTCTGCTCTTACGGCCTCATTAACTTCAGCTGCTTCCATGCCACCATCACCAAATCACCTG GTTGGCGTCCACATTTCCACTACTTTTCTCCATGGACATCTCTGTTTGCTGCTTTCCTCTCCTTCATCCTCATGTTTCTGTTCACGTGGTGGGCTGCTCTGGTCACGTTCGCTATCGTCCTCTCCCTCTTAGGATACGTCACCTACAAGAAGCCAA AGATTAACTGGGGAACGTCCTATCAGGCCAGTTTCTACAACATGGCTCTGTCCTTCTCAATGTCTCTGACTGGTGTAGAGGACCATGTTAAAAACTTCAG GCCTCAGTGTCTTGTTTTGACCGGCCCTCCAAATGTCCGTCCGGCTTTGGTGGACTTTGTGGGCACTTTCACCAAAAACATCAGCCTGATGATCTGTGGGAACATTTTTATG GTGGAGGAGAGATCCAGGTTTCCACAGCACAGCACTGATATGCTGGTGGACTGGCTGAATCAGAGGAAAGTTCGTGCTTTTTACACGTCCTTCACTGCGGACAGTCTGAAAGAGGGAACACACAGTCTCATACAA GCTTCAGGTCTTGGCAAACTGAAGCCGAACACGCTTGTTTTGGGATATAAGACAAACTGGCAGGAGTGTAAACCAGAGAGATTACAGGACTACTTCAACACCATCAG CGATGCGTTTGACTCCAGCTACGGTATTGCAGTTCtgagaatgatggatggattggacaTAAGAGAAGATTtgagttcag GCCGATCGTCTGCAATTGACAATCCAGCGTTTGAGGCAGATGAAGTTACAAAATCAGAAAATGAAGAGACCGACCGAAATTCAG ATATCTCTGACGACGGCTCCAATGATCAGGTCAAAACAGTGTTTCAGACCAAACAAGGCAGGAAGACCATCGACGTCTACTGGATCTCTGATGATGGAG GTCTGACTCTTCTTGTGCCGTATTTGCTGACAAGAAGAAACCGCTGGAAGAAGAGCAAAATTAGAGTGTTTATCTTAGGAGAGCAAGAGACCATGAAGGAAGACCATAAAGA CATGAAGATGCTGTTAAAGAGATTCCGGCTGGAGATCGAGGACATCATCGTGATCACAGATGTGGATAAACCTCCTCTAGCTAAAAA TTTGCAGCGGTATGAGGACTCCATCGCCCCCTTCAGGCTGACCGAAGAACACACCAGGGGAGACCTGCAGGAGTTCAGGAGACTCAATCCGTGGACGGTTTCTGACAAGGATCTGGAGGCTATTAGAcccaag